The sequence below is a genomic window from Phaenicophaeus curvirostris isolate KB17595 chromosome 16, BPBGC_Pcur_1.0, whole genome shotgun sequence.
CTAGTTGATGGCAACCAGCCTGGCAAACTTTCCTCATAGATGTTACTTATGTCACCTGAATTAACATGTGTGCTGGTTCCCTGAGTGCAATTTTACAAGATTATGATCCTCTCCATACAGTTCTGTGTCTCTGCTTTAGGTGTAGCTGGCTAGAGGTGAAATCTTTTTGGTATATTCTGAACCTACATGGCTATGCAACACAGATGAGGAAGCGTGGGCCGTGTCTTATTTTGATGCAAAGGTGATCTCACGTAATTACAAAGTCCTGTACAGTTACCTATCTTTAATTAGAAACACTGATAATTATCTATTTCAAAGTGGATAATTACAGTACTTCTAACTAAAACTCACTCACTGGTGTCTTCTGGAATGTGAATGAGGGCTGTTCTCTCACTCTTTAAATGTACATTTTACCCATCACGGTATGAGACGAGGCAAGTGCTGTCATGGGATGTCCTGAGCTCTCAGCTTATGGAGATCAGTGATGGGTGGTGTCCATCTGGTGCGTATTGGGACCAGCGCTGTTTAATACTTTCATCAacgatatagacagtgagactgagtgcacctcagcaagtttacagatgaGACAAAGCTGGGTGGTGTGGCTGATGCTCCTGAAGCACggggtgtcatccagagggacctggcagGCTTTTCCCAGATGCTTTATAAAGCAGATTTGCCACTCTTGTCATGCATCAAGGCATGATATGCGAGTCTGTACTTGGCCCCTTGTCTTCACACGACATCTAAGAGTGGCTGGAATAGAAACGAGCAAATCATTCGCCAAAATGGCACATGTTTTCATTAATATGTAATCTTGCACTTTATAATAGGATAGATAGCAATTTCAGGATTGAGCCTCATATACAGTGGGTAGGTgctgtgaaaattaatttgttttcattatctTGAATGGTAACCCATCTGCCAGATAGAGAGTGCTGCTGATCATCGCTTGCTCCATTTTTCTGTGGGGAAACTAATTAAAAGATTATAGCTTCTGTATTTAATAGTTGTTCAAAATATATTGGTGGCACTGCTTGCCATTCAAATTTCATCATGTTGCaaacagcaaagggaaaagcaTGTTGGCATTTCCTCTCTTTGGGATTCAGTTCATTTCATTCACTTTCTAATCTCATCTCCCAGGGTATCAAATGAGGGCTTCTGTTTGTTAGCAAATGCCCAGTGTCGTATGAAAGGTAAATGAAAAACAGCATCCAGCAGTGATCAGGTTTACTTTGTGCGAGGTCCTTCTGGCATTGTCCCCGGGAAGTCATATCTCACGTCCACAGTAGAAATGACTTTTTCGGTCATGTATAATAGAAACTGTTTTGGCGCTTCAGTGGCTGAAGGGATGAGTCGTTGTTTCCATGTGGTATTTGTAAATAAGCTCCTCTTCGCACGGGTACTGAGAAACATTTACTGTTAAATGCATCCCATGCTGTCCAGCTGGAGTAGGATTGCCATCCTCAGCAAATTTAGGTTGATCTCTTTAAAAAACCTGCACTTTGGTGTCTGGGATCccatgtttttcctctttccctgaaGTGAGACTTTTATTTGACTTGGACTGTATTGCAGTTATAGCAAAAACTGACTCTGTCCTAAAAATATGCCaaataaaagtttaattctCATCTTCAAAGAAGAATTTTGCTTTAGCTAAAAATTGCTTAGCTGTGGTTCACAATGACAAGTGAAGTAGCGGGCTACATACCTCACTCTGACTTGTAAGGTAGAGTTTCCCCATGTAGCTGTGAGCTCCTTCTCCTCTTGTAGATGATGTAGCTGgggcagaggaggctgcagcagaGACTAAACTGTGTCCAAGAAGTATTGACATAAACTGCAGTGACTAATCCTTCCATTCAAGTGCGTGTTCCTtcattttctatattttcaccttttttcctctgcttacTTAGGAAGGTAAATTTGTTCCCAACTTGTTAATGCTAATAAGACTTCAGAAAtctgcttttgaaatgaaatattaataaatcattttccttctctagtTCTGTATGAAATCATTCAaagttttcagaattatttctgttttatctgGCCCTCGCAGAAAGAAATTACTATTGTCCAGCCGTTTCACCAGCTGCACTTCTATAACCTGTGAAGTTAGGGGGCCTAATGTAAAATGTGAATCATACCCGTGACTGTGTATTAGGTACGATATTTTTCATATTGGAATTAAATTATATCTTGATTTCTGCACTTTCTCCTACTTGATAATAAAAAGATTCACAAATTGCCCCTTGGTGCTGCTTTGGGCATAGCCTGTAGCTGTAATTACTGCTTTGGAATTCACTACAGAAATGCTCTTTGCGATGTTAGTTCCATCCTTCTGGGAGCAGTTAATTCCCCTTCAAAACAATAGGGCAGTCATAGGGTAAAGTGGAGAACAACTGGTTGCAAACCTGTTGCAGGTTTTTGCTCAGAAATTACAGTTTTATACCTTGATCTGTTTGCACAGCACATACACCTTTCGAAAGGAGAGCGGTTTTGTTGATAATAAAGGCATTATTTGGACAAAATTGACAGCATTTTAAGAACCTGTGACAACCAATCCCAGTAAAACTAGGAGTTAAATTGCATTCAGAAGAGAAGTCACACATAATAAACCACTGATATTGAAttgattacttttattttttggtcCAGCTCTCTGTTTGCTTTAGAAGATTCATTCTTGCAGTGAGTTCTTTCCAGGAAGGATTCCCCATAGTCCTCAggattttgctctttttctgtgctattaaagttcttctttctctgttattATGGTCTCTTTTTGGCCAAGATCCTCTTTGATTCCTCCTGAAGgatccttttaaaaaaagcaaatgcaagaAGAAATCTGATTATTACTGATGTTCACAAAGAGAATTCCTCTAGTAATTCTTTGCTTCCAAAAAAATTTGTAAGGTTCTATGAAATTCAGATCCTCATCATTTCAGCTGAGGAAATTAAGGGCATGTTAATGAGGTCGTGCAGCTGTTGCTaaaacaggttttgttttcaaacctTTACACCGGTTTATGGCAAAGCTTAGCTAAGGCCTTGTGTGAAGGTTTAATAAGAGCTTGGAAACTGTGTTTGGTAAGCTGATGGGCATAAGATAGTCTTTCGTAAGCAATCTCCTTCTTGTTTCGTCAGTGCCCTGAGGTGAGAACGAGGAGTTACTCCAGCAGGGGAATTCATGTCAAGTACGGTACTCGCCTCATACTGTGATCTTCTGGGAAAATGACTGAATGTATATACCTGGGTATGGGACTCGACAGATTTGCTTCAAGCACATTGCTAAAAGAACGTGCATCCGAGGCAGACGCCAGCCGTAGGGATTGGGGTTTGGAAACCAGGAGAGTGCAATGTCTGGACACAGCTGGATGTCTGATCTTTCACTGCAGAGTTCTGTGCCCCAACATTAGTTTTGTGGTCATGCCAAGCTAGTCAGCTTGAAACCGTCTAAAAGCTGGTGAGAGCTGCCCAGGTACTGATGTGAGCAGTGGCTGGAGCCCGTGTGTGGCTGTGCTAGAACCAGCTCAGGTGTGGCTGTACAAGGTGTGAACATGCCTTGGGCTGCACGGCAGATCAGTCAGTGTCTGGATCAAATGCCTACCTTATCTTCTGATTCTGCTTTTGTCTTGCTCTGTTCTTCTAAGAATTCTGAAAATGCCTCCAACGTATGTTCCCCAGTGTAGGCCACCTCCTGAAAAGTGTTTCAAGGTTAAGTATTTAACTCTGTACGCAAAATAACAACATAATCAGCTGGAGGATTTCAGTTCTTTAGACTGACCGAACTCCTGACTTCTGTGCTCAGTAGGCACCTGAATTTTAAAGGCACTAGAGCAGGTCTAGGCACCTGAATTTTAAAGATTTCGTTCCCTCACCCTACCCTTTGTTCTCTGGAAGTGTAAAAGGATCTTCCACAAGTCTTTTAACAAAAACTTATAGACGCTCATGTGCATGACATTGGGAACTGTCTGCTGTTACCCAAGTGTATTTAGAAATAGGCAGGTGCCTATTCTTACTTGGATTAAACTGACTTACTCCCATTGAGACCAATAATGTTACTTCATGCTAGTTGCTCTTCTGCTTGATTTGAATTCAAAGGACAGTAACAAAACACCTCTGTTCTCTGGTGGATTTACTAAAAGCACACACAGATTTGATATTTCTATTCAGTAAGGTATTCGCCTGTAGTAAAAAGTGTAGCAGCCttgaagctattttttttatatttgcaagCCTGAGTTACTTGAGAAAGATTATTTGATTCCTTCAGAGGGTATTAATATTCTCAGATGAGTCTTGATTTTTATTGACTCTGGTAATGGCTGGAACAGTTATATCTCAAAGCCCGAAGACCTGGAAAGCCAGAGAAGCAACTGATCCCTGTGCAATATCAGTGCATAAGAGTACctgaatgttattttttctcACTTAATCCAAGTAGAGTAATCTTCAAATCTATCTGAAAAAATGCATGTTTGTCTCTTAAATTTGGTGTGGATGACACTGTGGATGAATTGTTCATCAGCTTCACAGATGGAGCTCAGATGATGCCTGGTCACTCCCTTTTCCACGTAATTAATCAGATTCACTGTCTTGTTCCTTCAGCTCTGGTTATAACTGTTCCCCAACACATGAACACTCAGTTGCTGCTTTGGAAAACTGGGCAAGTGCTTGAACGCCCAGCATAGATCTAGATCTCTTAGCTCCACTTAACTCCAGGTAACACAAAGTGGGctaactagatgatctccagaggtcccttcccaccctgaGAATTTTGTGATTCAAATACAAGTTAAAAATCTTTGAAGTTGAGGAAACTAGTTTAAAAGCATGGTGCACAAGGAAGAACTTGGAATTTCAATTACTCCTTAATTTCAGGGTATTTCTAAGTATGAAACAATCCCTTAATAGTTAATGAAAGCTTTTACTGATATTTTTTGACaaactgtcattttttatgAGCATTTaatgtgtttctgcttttctgcataaAGACTAAACTCAATGTGAGTATGCAGGACTGCAGTTCAATTCATTAGAAGCTATGCATGCACATCTGAAAGGAAAATCTCTCCCTCAAAGATTAAATGAGGACATGGGCAAATGtctttgaatttaatttaagtTTAGgactaagaagaaaaatgaaaagcttagTAATGCCTTAATTATACCAGTATCttagaatttaatttatttttttttgcttcagagatattttctttttaattagattGTCTACATAGATGGAGGAATGTAAccgtttgatttttttttttctttcagcagcattttctgATTATTGTGTGACATAGCTGATGTATGAGGTAGCGTATTGTAAAGGTCATTGGTTTTGACAACAAATATTTATTCCCAGTTAAGTCTGGAATGAAGTAAAATTACTGGCATAAGTGTATAGAAGAAAGTTTTGGGATTTGAGTTTTATGAAAATACGGAGGATATAACAAGAGTAGTAACACCATTTTATAGGCTACAGTCATACCTGCTGCAGAAACAACGGGCACAGGGTAGTTCTGTGACTGTATATCTCTTGTCATGGCTTGGAGGAAAAAGGCTTTGCCATGTTTAGGAGGTATCTTTCAGTTCACTCTGGGATGAGACTGCTGCTAGAACCCAACAAGCAGCTTGGAGATTGTTAAACAGCAGAATGTAAGGCTGTAATGACTTGTAGGTCCTTGTCATGGTACAAGGTAAATGATACAAGGGCTTTTGCCACAGCCTGACACATAGGAGAGGTGATAGAAATGTTCTTCCTCTAATTCAGGCTCTTGATCACAATAAATACAGTGTTGAGTAACAAGGATCAAAGCTTTCTTGCTTAAAGGACTCCTTTCTCATCATGACAGGtgtgcatatacacacacacacgcatatCCTCCTGCAGTGTGGAGCTATGTCTCCACACTCTGCTCTGACAACCTCTCACCTGGTGATCTGGTCCAGCAGGAAACAGTCTGAAGAACGGGTAACGATCTAATCCAACGGAGAGGATGTCATTTGCCGTGACATCTATCTTTGCAATGATTATGTCTTTGTGACTTTCATATTGTTCTCCTAGCTCATCCCAGATTGGCAGGAGTTTTCTGCAGTCATAGGACCAAGGGGCATCTGCAAATTTAAAAGTAGAAGGATATGGTCTGGTAGAAGAACGTGTGCTGGTGCAatcactgggacccacttaacCCTCAAAGTTAACAGGTTTTTTTGATTTCAGATGTGGCCAGCCTCTACTTGAAACCATTCACCCTTCACGAATTTCATGAGTTTTCATGTAGTGATAAATAACTACTCACTGATGCGTTTCTGATAGCAGTGCTGCTTTAGCTGTGTTTAGATTTTTATGACTATAACAAACATGCAATGCTTCTCATATGACTTGGCTGGAGAGGCATGCCAGATAACCAATGCAACTCAACCAAGTCTTGCATCATTCCCATGGTGAAATACTTTCTGCATACTAAAATTAGCTGTTTTCATAAGTCATGCTGTATTTTCAGTAAGAGTTTGAGGTATGGTGGTGTTTTTACTTCAGCTACTGCACTCATGTAAGTTAGTAAAAAGGCAAACTGCTGAGGACCTAGGATCCCCTTAAACAGCATATGATATGGCTGCAATCCTCCAGTTGTGAGAACGATGCTCATATTTGCTTCAGATGGAATTAAAATTCCTGGGGCACTTCCCTGAATGCACTACATCCTACTTGCCAGCCTTCCATTTCCAGAGGACCTCATTCAGTTCCTGCTTCGATTAGTTTGTTCATGAtactgaaatgtaaaaatgaCTTGCAGGAATAAAACTGCCACAGCCAGCTCCGCGGACTGCGGGAACATACTGCCTTTAAGAATTTCTGGAATTCAGGGCAGTACACCTAGTTAGTTGTCTATGTTAATGCTGCTTATTTGCCCTGTTGAGGTAATTAAGGCACAAACTAATCCCTGTTGGCTGGTACAGGGATAGAGCAGTGGCTTCTTGCTGAGAAGAGTCAAGCAGGAAAGCCACTTGCCTTGCagacaaaggaggaaaaaaagagttacaATTTGTTAAACCACAAATCCTCTCTGGGATCTAATCCTAGAGCACTACAACCAGGCAGCCTCAGTGAAGTCTCCCTCTGTCCATGGAGGACAGCCTGGCTCATGCTGTCCAGCAGCTCTGATGGTCCCACGTACAAAGTGGTGTTCTAGTGTCATTCTGTGTCACAGAATTTAATACAGCCTTGACAAATATTTACTTAAGGGATCCAGTGTTACTCAACCTCAAGTCAACAAAGGTATCACGGTGTTTCCATAGATATGACACATTTTTCTTCAATGCTTTCATTGAACAACAAAAATTCATTAAGCTCAGCTTCTCTAAAGTGCAAAGATTAGTTTTGTACATAAGCATGagctttcatttttcacttccAATTGATCATATCAAAGCAACTTAAAATCTGGATACAACAATAAGACTTACAAAACATAACAAACACAGTCATGGTCTTGTTGAAGACAATCCTGTTGAAATTTTTCCCAACAAGCACTTTGACAGGCATCTTGTCCCAGTCCtctggaatttcttcactagaGAGATGTAGCtgagcagaaacagaaacactgcTGTGAAAGAGGAGCAGGGGGCATTGAGAAACTGTACTCCGGATCAAATTAACGTAAGCCTAACGGGATGTTTCTCTGCCTAATGTGCACTATCACTGCACatcatttcttgtatttctgcatTCTCCATAGAAACTGTTCTCTGGTAGGAGTGTGCTACTCAAGCACATTTTGGTTGGAAGAGGAGATATCTCCACCTCTTCTGTCCTTTTGCCCTCCTCCAACACTGAAATCAAGATCTGCTGCTCAGATGGAAACAAAAGTAAATCAATTTGAAGGGCACTGAATAAGTAAAACACTTCAATGTATTTTTCACATGACCATGGAGGATGATGCCTCATTATGACAACAAAAATTGTATTTACCTTTGGGAATGACACCCCCCCCATGCAAAATCATTCTGTTTAACCTCACTTACAAGAAATACCAGATCTTACTCCATTCTGAAACTGTCAATGTCTACTTACTGAACTTCTCTATAACTGCTAAGTCTGTTGCAATCATTGTTTGCATCTCTCCCAGCTAAGGAAGTGAAACATCTCCCTTATAGTATTGGAAAGATCGAGACCTAGGGAGTTTTTAACCCAGTAAAATACATCAGCTGAAATGAACTAAATTGTTGGGCCATAAGTGATTTATCCAGTTTTTGCGTAGAAAGGCTGAAGGACTTTGTAGTCCACCTCAGTTGTTAAATACAGAGTAATGCTCCATCAACAACTGTAGTTGAATGCATTAGAGTGAGAGGAAATTAATAAATAGATAATTGGAACTTTTAGTGTACTGTTCTTAAATTTAAAAGGGGATGTTTTGCACAGTTATTAGTGTTTTAGCTGGTGTAGTAGCGGGGCATCTCATTAGTAACTGACATacctttgcttttccatttagGTAGCTCTGGCAAAATTCTTTTAGGTTCTCCACAGTCACCTCATCTGCAGGCATTTTGTACTTTGCATCACTTGTCAGATTTAGGATTCTCACGGCTGGAACATCAATATCCCTGATGCGAAAATACTCAAAAACTCGTCCATTCCTTGTTTCATCAGTGTCCACCAAGACAAATATTATCTGATAATAAAGAGAGGCATGCAGCTGGTTGAGTCTTCCAGCTTTGGTTCAGCCATTGTAAGAAATCAGGCCATGAAGCTCGGCAGTGGGCTAGGATCTAACTttaaaggcaaggaaatgtataGAACCATTTCTTGGTCTCAGtccagccaccagcagctctgtggaCTTTATCATAACTTGATCCTAGCTGAAAACAAATGCTAaagcagctgaaaggaataGAGCTTTTCCCTCTGTCCTTTCCCAGGGGTTTGCTGTCACCTATTTGAGTTACAGTAATTTGAGTTACAGTAATAAATTACCCCTCAAAGCTCTTATTGCTCTGCCTAATAAATCTTAACAGGACAAAAGAGCTGAAGCTCCTGAAATCCATTTGACTTTACCAAGACTAATGTGTGATACTTTATTACGTGATGACTTAGCGTTCTTCAGTATCTCATGTACTTGGAGCAGGAGTAGCATCACAATGATTGACAATGGAAAATATAAATACTTCTGTGTGTGACTGCCTGTATCTGTTTATACGCGTGCAAACATGAGCTGCAAGCAAGGCTATGCAGGTGCCttgcagtatttcttttccctgcatTGTAGCTGGTTCGAGCTCTTGGCTCGAGCAACAGCCTGAGGTCCTCGTGGCATTTCCTGGGGTGGCAGAAATTGCCAGAACTGTGCTAAAACTGTCTTTTGTTGGGAGTTGCTCCTAGAAAGTTGTATTTGTAAAATCAGAAACAGGTTTACTTGGAGCAGTTGGAATTAGTGTTGGTTTGTGTGACAGTTGCATTTTAAAGAATCATTTTCaaattaagtttatttttcagcttagCTAATGTCCTTAGCTAATGCAAAGAACAGTTACTGAAACTATTTTTATATGGTTTGGTAGACCTAGAAGACAGACTGACAGCAGTGTACTTGTTACCAACATCGATGGGTGTTTTACCATTGATCTTCTGTCATTCATATTTGCAAAGCAGGATTCAGCATTACAAACCTTTCCTCTAAATTCCGCAGCAGCAGACTTGTAGTTTTCATAAATCACGTTGAATGTCTCCGAGTTCTTTGGGGTGAACAGCAAGATGTGATTTTCAACAGGGACATCAAATATCTTCACAGATGTCTGGAGAACAAAAGACTCAACATCTGTTCCAGTCTTTAGGTGTCATTCAGTTCTGCTATTGCAGATTCTAACACTCAGTTCCCAATCATGCCCATAactgggtttttgttgttttaaagaagATAGTGAGAAGAATAGACAGCTGCtaaatgttttctctgttccAGGAAAAACCTCATTGTTATTCATAGATTTGTACAGTCAGAAGGGAATGTTACAATCTTCTAGCCTGACCTCCTGGATAACACGTGCTGAAGAATTCATGCTAAAATGTGCTGAAAGTAAAAGGCAGGGTTACCCAGGGAGgcccaacagcagcagctgcaggagctaGACCTGGTTTGGGTACGTCCTTCACTTCTGAGTGGCGTCAGCAGCTCACATCTGCTTTCTTGCACAGAGGCACCTTTTTCTCATGCCACCGCACGGTCAGAGGCAATGGGATGTCTCCCAGGCAAGCAGGTATTTCCATGTCTTTCCCTTTCTACCTTCACTGTCAACAGTTAACTGctggtttctttcttcttggctCAGAGTACCCAGCTGCTGCATGGGAGTGGAAGGGTTGGAGCCAGGATAGGGACAAGACTTTCCGACCTCCCCACCCCACGTAGTtgctgcagaagcagcccaGGTCTTTGTGCTGGTTCCACAGGAAGGAAATTGTTTCCTTGTTCAGTTAAGTTCAGTTTGGCCAACCATTCCCCCATATCCTCTAAGAAACAACATCTTGCCAAAGGGAAGCATCCTCTGGCCTGGGTTAGACCAAGAGCAGCCTGTTGGGTTTTGCTGGTGTTTCTGGATGTGTTTAGGACTGACCTAGccaaataagcaaacaaaataataagGAGCAGAATAGCTAcccaggtctttttctgcaCGGATTCCTGTCTTTCCTGGTTTTCTCCTGTGGCTTTTGTTAATACAATGGAATGCACATACCTCAAGATTATATTCAGTGACCAAATCCAAGTTAAAAGTTTTGATGAACCTTGTTAAATCCAGTTTGTTCTGTCTGCCATCTTCAAGCACTTCATTATGCACAGGTTTTCCCTTGGACAAATAGTGAAATTCGTGAGATTGTTGGCCTTATCAGCTATAGGAGCAAAGAGGTTGTCTGTACTCTAAAATGTTGTTCTCGGCTTTGCTGTTCTATGATCCTCAGTAACTGAAATCCCATaacttttgaaataaatgttaCAACTAGATTACAGAACAAGATTATAGCTAAAATTCAACGTGCTGCTAACAGTCTTAATCTGCTCAGTAATCTTAACATAGTGAAAAATCTTTCCTAAATCCATGTATACTATCTGTGATACATACTTACTTAGGACATCCTTGATCTGACCACTTCATAGCCTAAATTTTGTTGCTACTTCTGTGTAGTTCCA
It includes:
- the PDILT gene encoding protein disulfide-isomerase-like protein of the testis, translated to MKTHQFFLLSSLFLTGFLAAGIISPNETKAKKAKLPKIKKENNVLLLKKSNFDRALEETKYLLVEFYASLTRSSQNLSEEFAEAARQLKKEAPRIQFGKIDVTHQQDLKKEFNIREFPTVKFFVDGNREDPIDCKGVRQASAFITWIKRRTGPSTVIINSTDQAEAIINADDLAVIGFFKELHNDSMEVFRETAKDVPEMPFGMTASDNVCADYGIQKNTVVVFKKGKPVHNEVLEDGRQNKLDLTRFIKTFNLDLVTEYNLETSVKIFDVPVENHILLFTPKNSETFNVIYENYKSAAAEFRGKIIFVLVDTDETRNGRVFEYFRIRDIDVPAVRILNLTSDAKYKMPADEVTVENLKEFCQSYLNGKAKLHLSSEEIPEDWDKMPVKVLVGKNFNRIVFNKTMTVFVMFYAPWSYDCRKLLPIWDELGEQYESHKDIIIAKIDVTANDILSVGLDRYPFFRLFPAGPDHQEVAYTGEHTLEAFSEFLEEQSKTKAESEDKDPSGGIKEDLGQKETIITEKEEL